The Leucothrix mucor DSM 2157 DNA window TCGGTGTCGATCTTGCCTTTTATCTCAATATCGAGACGGTTTTCGCCATTTGGCGTGACTGTAAACATAGCTACTCCTTGTATTGATCGGCTTGACCACCACTGACAATTTGCTGGCAGTCTTAATAATTAGCATAGCACGACACGCAATAATCACAGGATTGCTCCCCACCGCACCCTGTAAAACATCAATCTACATGCAGTGATAGTCGCTTATGAGATATAAATCAAACATCTAATATGTTAGATTTCCAATAAACTCTATCGGTGACGAAACGCCCAATGCACATACTAAAAAATCTGGACCGGCCGACCTTAAGCCACATTGCCTCGGTAGCCTGGCCAATGGCATTGAACGCGATATTAATGGAATCCGTGATTATCGTGGATTTGCTTTTAGTGGCTTCGCTGGGCGATGTTTCAGTTGCCGCCTTTGGCATTGGCAGCGCATTAATCGCCTTTGTGATCAGCATTCAGTTTGCGATTGGTAATGGGACTCAACTGGTGTTATCCCGCGCAGTGGGCACCGAAGATATTAACAAGATCGGCTTGGAAACTGCCTGCGGCTGGATACTCAGTATCGGCTTTTCACTCGCCGCCGTCATCGCCCTGTGGTTTGGGGCCGATGCGTTAATTCATCTCATCACTCACGATGATCGCGTGGCAGTACTGGCCGCCAGTTATGTCAAAATCTCATTGCTGATGTTGCTGGCCTCCTCTCTCACCAAAATTGTCGTCTCGTACTTTAACGCCTATAAGAGAACCCGCATTCCACTGTATGGTTTTCTGCTGGAAATTCCGGTGAATGTGCTGTGCAGCGCCGCGCTGATTCATGGGTTATGGGGTGCACCGGAGCTTGGCTTAGCGGGTGCGGCTTGGGGTAGTGTGATCGCGATTGTGCTACGCCTGATCTATCTGGCTTACCAGTTTAAGCGGGAGGTTATTCAAGGCTATGTTGCCGGATTTATGCGGGTCGACCGCAGCTCGTTGTGCGCACACTTTGATGAGGTAATGCCGATGACATTAAACTTCATCGTGCTGTTCACCGGCATGTTAGTGTTTCAGGCACTGTTTGCTCAGCTACCCGTCTCATCTTTTGCGGCGATCACACTGATCTTGCCATGGATAAAAGTCGGCTCTTTATTTGTTAACTCATGGACGCAGTCCAGCACGATTCTGGTTAGCCAAAAGCTTGGCAAAAAAGACTATATAACGATTCCGAATTTAGTCCAGCAAACCAAATTTGTGTCGGTCCTGATGTGCATCGTAATGGTGATTGGCTTCTACCTGTTTAGTCTGGCGATACCGCACTTGTATAGTAATCTATCGGCCGACACTATTCTGGCATTAGCGCTGATTGCACCGATTTATGTTCTGATCCCCATCTTTCGGGTCAATAATATGTTCTGTGGCAATATGATTCGTGCAATGGGTGAGAGCTATATTATTGTCCGGATTAACCTCATCACCCAATGGTTGATTGCCATCCCAACTTGCATCCTGCTTGTGTACCTTAGGGCACCCTTGCCGCTGGTATTTGGGGTGATACTGCTGGATGAAATACTGAAGTTTTATCCGTTCAGGAAAACATTAATGAGGAAGCTTGCCAGTTATGCGGGCTAACATTACAGGGGGATACTGCCAGACACCGGCATTCTGACCACCCTACTCTCCAGTTAAGAGCGGGTGGCGTACCGTTTTCAGAGTAGTTGATATACTGGCCTACAAGGTTTTCCAGAACGCGTAATACCCGCATTGCTTGCCTCTGCGTTGAGTGCTTACTACCGTTTGAGCTTGAAATCTACACTGATTCAATCGCCGTCCAGTTATCACTCTCACGAATTACATCAATAATCTTCTGATAATGGTAGCCATCTTTAAACGTCTGATACGGCTCCACCTGCTCACCGCTAATATCCTTCACAAACTCAGCCGCCAAATGCGCCCAGTTTCTTAGCGTGTCATCCTCAATATCCGGCACCAGCGCATTGATATCCTCAGGCGTTGGAATCTCCTCCCACGCTCCACCGCGCTTTTTCAAATACAACGGCCCTTTGGCATAATGCCCTTTAATATAAATCGCGCCTTCGCTACCGTAAAACGCGAGATGATCTTCATGGAATCTTGGCTGCAAGCCGCCATGCTTAAACAGCACCGAAACAGGCCGCGCCGCTTGGTAGCTACTTTCCAACTTAGCCATCACTGTGTACGACCATTCCACATCCGTTTCCCGCCATTCCAAATCCGGCGAATTCAAATCTTTCGGGATGTAATTGCGACGCTCGGTAAAGTTGTGGACACCCTCAACCACCGGCGCTTTTACCATGTCATTGCGTACATCGGCACTGATTGCCAGCACCTTTTCACCGACCACATGCGTGACGATGGATAGCAAATGGGTGAAGTTATTATTCAAACGCCCGCCGCCCTGACTTTCCTGATGCGACCAGCCAAATGGGATTAGTGGATCAAGATCAAAGTGAGAAATGCACTCCACTTCCTGCGGCTCACCAATCGCGCCATTTTCGATCAGGCGCTTGGCATGCAGCACTTCCTGCATATATCGATAGCAAGCGGCATAAGCGGTTTTGCAGTTTTTCTCGACAGATTTTTCATACATCAACCGTGCGCGCTCCGAGCTTTCAGCCATCGGCTTATCGCAGTACACATGACAACCGACATCCAGCGCCGCCATTACGGCCTCATAGTGCGCGCCACCGGGTGTGGCAATGCTTACGATATCGGGCTTGCAATCGCGAAGTGCCTGCTCCCAATCGGTACCGGCATACGGAACGCCAAGCTTCGCCGCAACCGCTTCCACCACCTCTTGGGTACGACTCACCATACCCACCACTTCAGCACCCGCACGTCGAAATGCATCCACATGCCCTTCACCCGCAAAGCCCGAACCCAATACTAAAACGCTTAATGTCTTACTCATTTCCAACTCCTTAATTCATAGATTCTGCAATCGCGCTTTGCCATTGCCTGCTTCACCAACGTACACATTACCAATGCCATAACGTGCCATCTTCCAAACGACTTACTGGCAAATAAGAGCGCTTGTAGGGAAACTCTGCTGCCGCCGCTTCATTAAAATCGACACCCAAGCCATGCGCATCGCCAACGTGAATCATCCCGTCTTTGACTGAGTGATCATAAGAAAACACCTTGTCCGAGTCGCTAGTGCCGAAACCCACAAACTCCTGAATCCCGAAATTCGGTGCCCAGATATCAACATGCGCCTGAGCCGCAAAACAAATCGGGGATAAATCCGGCGCGCCATGGGGTGCTGTGCGCACGTTATAAATTGCCGCAAAGTCAGTAATTCGACGCAAACCCGTAATGCCACCGGCATGCGTTGCCGCAGTTCGAATGTAGTCAATCCACTGATTTTGAATGAGATCTTTGCAATCCCAAATCGTGTTATAAGTCTCGCCAATGGCTAAGGGAATGGTGGTGTGCTGGCGGATGACTTTGTAATTTTCCTGATTCTCCGCGATGGCGGCATCTTCAAGAAATAGCAAATTATAAGGCTCTAGCATCTTGCCCAAACGGGCGGCTTCGATGGGCGTTAAGCGGCTGTGAACATCGTGCAGCAGCTCAATCTCATCGCCAAAGCGGGCTCTGGCTTCGCGAAACAAACCAACGACATTGTTTAGATATTTAGTGGTCGACCATGGCTGTTCCGGTGGCAAGGAGCGGCTACTCTGCAATTCAAAGTAATCCTTTTTATCGCCTAACAGCCCATAGCTGCCCTCTAGCCCTGGCACTGAAGTTTGCAAACGAATCGCTTTAAACCCCTGACTCACCAGGTCACCCATCACATCCAACGTACTGTCGATGGTATCGCCACTGGCATGTGCGTAAGTGGTCACTGCCTGACGGCTTTTGCCACCCAATAACTGATACACCGGCAAGCCTGCGACTTTGCCTTTTATATCCCACAGCGCCATATCGACCGCAGCCACGGCCGCCATGGTAATTGGGCCTCTGCGCCAATACACGCCGCGGTATAAATACTGCCAAATGTCTTCAATATCATGCGCATTGCGCCCGATCAGGCATGGCGCGACATGCTCTCGCAAGTAGCTATCGACCGCCAGCTCACGGCCATTCACCGTGGCATCCCCAATGCCGTACGTGCCATCTTCGGTGATAATTTTTAAGGTTACAAAATTACGACCGGGGCAGCACGTGATGACTTTAACGTCACTAATAATCAATTCGTTATCCTCCCTCAGGAATGCCGGCTGCTTAAAAAGCTTTTAGGTATACCGGTATACCTTTATTATTGTATAGAGCCTACCTTACTGTCAACTGCCGTGTTTTTTAGCCTGTGCTTTGGATTCGCAATAGGGGCAAAATCAGGTACAGTAGCGCGATGAGTAAAATTAGAATGGTAGACGTCGCGCAGCACGCGGGCGTCTCTAAAAGCACTGTCTCACATTATCTGAATGGTCGTTTTGCCCGCATGTCGTCCGAGACAAAGCAGCGGATCGAAGACAGTATTGAAGCGTTAAACTACACGCCAAACCACATTGCGCGCAGCCTCAATAATCAAAACACCATGACCATTGGTGTGATCGTTCGTGATATTTGCGGACACTTCACCAGCCGCATGATTCGCGGCATTGATGACTTCTGCAAACGCAATAAATACGATGTGCTGATCTACAATACGGACTTTGATCCGGAGATAGAAAAGCAGTCGATTAAGAAGCTTCGGCAGCTGCGGGTGGATGGCATTATTATCGCCACCTCAGGCAGCAATAATGCCATCATCCAAAAAGAGATCGACTCCGGATTTCCAGTCGTGTTGATGCATTTGGAATATGACGATTTGAATGCCAGCATCGTATTAGCGGATAATAAAAAAGGCGCGTTTGAGGCCACTGAGCACCTGATCAATCTGGGCCATAAACGGATATGTGCCTACACCTTAGATTATGCCGGATCGCGGCGCTCTCGACGGGAGCGGCTGGAAGGCTTTACCAAGGCAATGGCAAAGCATGGGCTGCCAGTTGAGCCTGAGCTTATCCAGCATTGGTCCCGGGATAATGGACTGGAAACACCGACGGATACGATTTTAAATAGTGAGAACCCGCCGACCGCGTTTCTCTCTTTGTATCTGGCCATTACTGAAACCTTGTTGGGCGATTTTAGGCGGCTTGATGTGAATATTCCTCAGGATATTTCGCTGGTGGCCTTTGATGAAATTCCTATGGTGGAGCACTTTAAAGTGCCGGTGACCGTGGTTGCGCAAAACCCTTATGCCATGGGGCTTGAGGCGGCGAGAATTCTGTTGGATGGCATTATGAGTGATGACCAGACGGTAAAAAAAGTGGTGCTGCCATGTGAGTTAATTAAGCGGGAATCTTGCGCGGCGCTATAGATTACGCATGTAAACTCATCCATATGATGGACGAGTTTACACCACGGAAACAACGCCGAAAGCCACTCCAGAAGCTATTCCAGAGCTATTCCAGAATAACCTACTGATTCGCCAGCACTCGCGCCAACCAGGTATTCATTTCGGAATAAAGCGGCATCGACGTCGATAACACACTGCGATGACCACCGCCCGGTACTGTTAGCCATTTTTTATTATCACTTGCCAATGATGCATACAGGTTCTTGCCCTCCTCCATCCGAACATAGCGATCCCGATCACCATGCACCAATAAGGCTGGCAGCTTAAGTTGCTGAGCCACATGCGCAGGCTGAATCTCGCGAATAGTCGGTAGCTGCTGCAGCTTGCGCTCAACCCCCAGCAATGACACTAGCACCGGAAATAGCGAATGCCATTTCTCTGGTACATGCGATTCCAATACCGTTTCTAAGCTCGAAAAACTGCTCACCACCATCATCGCATCCCAGTTTGCGCTGGGTTCTCCGGCGGCATTCACAGCAAACGCACCACCCATCGACATCCCCCATAAGGCGGCAGGCTCATCGGGCAAGGAAAAATGGCTGCGGATGTCCTCCAGTACTTTAGCTGGCAATTGGCGCTCAAATTCACTACTACCAAAGCTGGTTACCTCCAAGGGACTGTCGCCATGCGAGGGTAAATCGGGCAGCACGCAGCGAAAGCCCGCCGCCACAAAGCGCTCGGCGATTGGTAACAAATCTTCTTTGCGGCCATTGCGCCCATGCAGTAGCACGATAATGCCTTGCACGCGCCCATAGGCTGGCAGCTCAACCCCGTTTTCTGCCAGCTGTTGGCGTAGTCGTTTGCCTCGCACACCCACTCCGGCAAGCCCATCCGGCTCCACAAGTAAGCACGGCACTTGACCATTAAGACAATCGTAGCTGCGAATGCTCAGACCATAGTCGGCGGGGTTATTAATTCGATGCATGTGATACTCCTGAAGTGCCCGACGCGGCGGCGAAAAGATGGCCGCATTAATCTGGTTCGCGACAATCAGTAGCACAACAATTATGCAGATAAATAACGCGACCAGACCTTTGATGGTGCGACGACTAATGATGCTCATGTGGGTCACTTCTTCGTTAGGGTTTGGTTTGATTCTAGTCTAAGGGGGAGATTTGCAGAAATTGTGCAGGGTTTGGGATGGTTTTGTGCAATGGTCTGTTCGGTGGGTTGGTGTGGCTGCCTTGTATAGAGGGGTTATGACCTTGGTTTGCGGCGGTGGTTTATTGGGATCAATGCCTCTATTAGTTGAGTTTTAACAACTAGCTTACAAAGCTTCACCTATAAAAATAACAAATAATTAAATCAACTGGAAAGACTAAATATAAACCCGCCGCACCTTATAAAAAACAAGTTAATTATTAACAGCGCCTAACTGGTAAAATAAAAAAACTCACCTTATAAGCACCAACTTATACAGACCCACATTAAGAATCTGTAAATTTACATCGCTAAAAATCATGTTAGGCTTTACACAAATCCGCTGATAACCACTTAGTTCGTACTTAATTAATATCTAGTTCAAACCTTGGGTAATAATTTTCACAGCAGATTTGCTTTATAGCAGAAAACATTTTAATTTAAATATAGGAGTTAGATATGAACACCGATATATTAGAAGGAAAGTGGGAACAACTTAAAGGCAAAACACAGCAACAGTGGGGTGAGCTAACCAATGACGACCTAGACGTCATTGAAGGCAACACCCAAGAGCTGGTTGGAAAAATTCAAGAGCGATACGGTATTAAGAAAGATGAAGCTGAAGAGCAAGTACGAGATTGGCTTAACAGCAATCAGTAACGCTCCAGATTAAATAATATCGACGAGTAAATAGTGACAGTATTTATTTGTAACGAGACTCAAAAAAGGTGCCGAAAGGCACCTTTTTTATATAATGAAAACTGTCTTAGTAAATTATCAAGCTATTTCCTAAAAGTTTCATTTCAAGATTATTAAAAAATGGCTTTGAACATTAAGTAAAACTCTATTTATTCTGAGCCTTGCTTTTCTACTTTCAATGACTCATTAAAAGTAAGCGTGCGATATGGGAATGGAATTTCAATATTCGCGTCATCTAAAGCTGATTTAATTGATTGAATAACTTCATCGCGGGAATAGCGAACGTCTAATGGTTTAGAGCCTGTCCACCAAGTCACTTCAAAGTTTATTGAAGAATCCGCAAACTCCTGAGCAAATACCTGCACCGGTCTGGAGTCAGATATAACACTCTCGCAACTCACCACCGCTGCGGTAATCACAGAGCGCGACCGCTCCACATCCTCACTGTAAGCAACACCGCAAATAATCGTCGTGCGGCGTTGATCAAGATCGGTGCGAATGATGACAGGGTTCTTGAATAACATGCTGTTCGGAATAATCACCAGCTGGCCATCGGACTGGCGTACATGAGTTTCCCGAACCAAAATATTCTCAACTTTACCTTCCAGACCCACGCATTCAATAAAGTCATTAATCCGCATTTCGCGGCGTAGCAGAATAATGATGCCTGCCAAGAAGTTCTCAAACACATCTTTAAATGCAAAGCCGATCGCAACCGAACCGATACCCAAGCCCGCAAGCATTTTGGTTGGAGTCAGATTAGGAAAGGCAATAATGGCAGCCACCATAATACCGATCACCCAAATTCCCATGGAAGAAAGAATCACGATCAGGTTCGCCAAACTGGGGCGCATGCGGCTATTTTTGAAGATCCTTCGGACCAGCTTGCGCACTAAAGATGCGGCAAAGTAAGTCAGCACGATCACTAAAATAGAGATCAATAATTGTGGCAATATGGAGATTGCCTCACGCGCCATATCACGTAACTGGGATAATAATATTGAGATTGGTTCCATCCACTTTTCTCCTGAGTTGCTAATAGAAGCCTGGCTGTTGAGTGACTTAGTGTATAGAAGTTGCTGCATGAGGTCTTGCTTATGCAGCTTAACATGGCTAGACACCAGTAAAAACCAAGCGTAGAGTTAGGATATGACTGGTTTAAAACGAAATCTCTATCGTAAAATAGACAAGCTATTGGATATATTTCCCGTAGTTCTGCTCATTGGCGCACGTCAGACGGGCAAAACCACCCTCAGCCAAGCACTGCGCCCTGAGTGGCAATACTTCGACCTAGAAAACAGCAAAGACCATGATCTGATCTCCCGCGATTATGACTTCTTCTTTAGCGAATACCCCCGTCACCTGATTATCGATGAAGCGCAGGAAGACCCTGGCCTATTCCGCCATTTACGTGGAGTCATTGATGCCAAGCGTGAAGAAAAAGGGCGTTTTATACTAACCGGTTCCAGCTCACCTGACCTGCTAGCACACGCCAGTGAATCTCTGGCCGGACGTATTGCGATCGTTGAAATTGGTACCCTGAAGGTCAATGAAATACTGGAACAGCCCCTACCCGATTTTTATCAGCTGTTTTCACAACCATTGGGCGACGAGTCGGCGGCTTGGTTAAAGACACTAACGCCTGCCACAGATGATGTGATCCCCTATTTTCTAAAAGGTGGCTATCCGGAGCCAATACTGGCGGACAGTGATTTTGCTTACAGCGCTTGGATGGAAAACTATTACCAGACCTATATAAACCGCGATATCAAACAGCTATTCCCACGACTGGACAGCATCCGCTACCGACGATTTGTGAATATGCTGGCCTCACTATCCGGCACTATCATCAACAAAGCACAGCTGGGGCGGTCGGTTGATGTTAGCGAAGTAACGATTCGGGATTATCTGGAAATTGCGGATAAAACCTATGTCTGGCGTACCATTCCATCCTATGAAAACACACCCAGTAAATCCCTGCTTAAAATGCCCAAAGGGCAGCTTCGTGATAGTGGTTTGACGCATTATCTGGCAGGCATTGAAAGCCGTGAAGCCTTGCTGCGCTCACCACAAGTGGGTCATAACTTTGAGTCCTTCGTCACTGAGGAAATCATCAAGGGCATTCAAGCCACTGAAGTGACCCGCTGGGACTACTACTTCTATCGAACGAAGAACGGTGCAGAGGTTGATTTAGTGCTGGAAGGCAGCTTTGGTGTGTTGCCAATTGAGATTAAATTTGGCCAGCAAACCAGCGCCAGACAACTCGCCGCCTTACAACGCTTTGTGAAAGACAATGATCTCCCGCTAGGAGTTGTGATTAATAATAGTACTGAGGTTAGGATGTTAGCGGATAGGATTGTGCAGATTCCGGCGGGGTGTATTTGAGCTTGTAAGTATGTCGTCGGTTAACCACTCAATCCTATGAGAACACGCCCTATTGTGCCCCATTGAGGGTGCTTAGATCATGATGACTTTAATGCCGAATCTTCACTTCGCGCTCTGCAAGCAGGCGAAGTGCGAGCAATTAAATGACATGATTAGCGAACTATGACACAACACAATAAGCGAATTTTGGCACAACACCATACGCTGGCTGCACGTGCTATTGGGACACTTTTTCTTTGTGTACATTCATCCCTACATGGATAGCAATGGCCGCACGGGTCGGTTTTGATGAATGCAATATTGGCCCGTTTGCTAAGTTGTTGAATGGGTTGGTACAAGATAGCCTTGACCAGAACCAAAGAGGCCTAACTCTGCAGACCTTCTAGCACCCCTAGGTATTGATACAGTGTGACTTGAGTAGACCTAAACCGCTTTACTAAGGTCGAAAAACACAGAGGGATTCAAGTTAAAGCGCACAGACAACTTGCTGATATGCTCTTTAGTCAGGTTCCTTTTCCCACTCAAAATCATAGACACCAACGATTTCGAACCAATCTCATCTTTGAATGCGGAAAGTGAGAGGGCATGTTGATCTATAAGCACTCTCAATACAGAAACCTCCTGATCAATACCGTCAGCCTCTTTATGAAAACTAACGATTGCCTCTTGATCTAATTCGTACTTCTCGATTGCTCTTGAAATAAGATCTATCAGGTCATTCAAAGGGTCATCTATCTCGTCCTTTGCTTCATCAAATAAATGCTCGATTGTTTCAAGTGCATCGTTATAATCCTGCTCTGTTTTAATATGCAGCAAGTTAGACGCCTCTGAAGCAAACCCCAGAAAAGAGCGAGTTAGGGTGTCTTGTTTTACGGCTAGCATTATAGTTCTCCTTTCTTATATCGGTTTGTTAGCTTGTCGTACTCAGCATGTGTGACAATGTACTTCACGTATATTCGTTGGCTAGAGAACAAAATAGCAGCCATCAGCCTTAAATTATTACCGCCTATATCAATAATCCACCACCTATCTTTGTATTTGAAGTTATCCAACGAGCTAAATACTTCCTTCAATGCAAGAGGTGTTTCAAAGTCACCCTTCCTCAGAACGTTGTATGTATCCATGATTGATTCCCTGTCATTTGGATACTTTTCTGCTGCATCAGAAAATGGTTTCTTTGATATAACGTGCACTATTCGCTCTCTTCGGTTCACATGTTGTTAACTGTATCATGCCTCACCACCGTTAACAACATGTGAACTCACCTTGCTAAGCGACAGTGCAAACGCAAGAAGGCAACATTTTCAGCTCTGCTAAATCGATATCCTGCCCAGTGTCAGGATGTTCCCAGCCTCGACTTTTAGCAAAAGTGATAAGTAAACAACCTGATCGACTAGTTTCGGCAGCCAAATATTTTCTAACTAGTTGGTCATTGATGGTATCTCCAACAACGCCTTAGCCGCATTACTCAAACTCCGCTTTCGATGCAGCACACAGGGATATTCCGCCAACTGCTGAAAAACTCACATTCTCCTGATGTGATAAAAGACTATCTGACCCGACCACGAGACGCAGACCATATAACCAAGCAACTATTGAAAGTGTAAAGAATATTAAATAATATATTTACAAATATCAGTAATCTTAGGAGTTGCCTTATGGCAAGTACAATGAGCTTAAATGTAAGAGTCACCGGTTCACTCTGTGACTTTGTGGCTGAAAATATCAGTGACACCGGCAATTATGACAACGTCAGCGAATACATTCGTGACCTAATTCGCCAGGATAAGCAACGCAAAGAGCAACACCAGTTTGAGCGACTAAAAGCCGAATTGCAGCTTGCTTTCTCAGCCCCCGAAGAAGACTACACCCCTCTGACCGCTGAAGATATTTTCAAACGCAATGACGCACTGCGGTCATCTTAATGGCGCAATATAAAGTCCTAAAGGCAGCTAGCCACCGCATTGACGAAATTTACTTGTATACGTGGGATAACTGGGGAGAAAACCAAGCTAAAGAGTACATTACGGGTATGTTCTTGTGCTTTGAAAAGATCGCAAACCGTGAAGTCTTATGGCGTAATATTCCTGCGAAGTACGAGGTTTCTGGATACTACACTGCTTATCAAAAGCACTTTATTTATTGGCGTGAGTTGT harbors:
- a CDS encoding MATE family efflux transporter, producing the protein MHILKNLDRPTLSHIASVAWPMALNAILMESVIIVDLLLVASLGDVSVAAFGIGSALIAFVISIQFAIGNGTQLVLSRAVGTEDINKIGLETACGWILSIGFSLAAVIALWFGADALIHLITHDDRVAVLAASYVKISLLMLLASSLTKIVVSYFNAYKRTRIPLYGFLLEIPVNVLCSAALIHGLWGAPELGLAGAAWGSVIAIVLRLIYLAYQFKREVIQGYVAGFMRVDRSSLCAHFDEVMPMTLNFIVLFTGMLVFQALFAQLPVSSFAAITLILPWIKVGSLFVNSWTQSSTILVSQKLGKKDYITIPNLVQQTKFVSVLMCIVMVIGFYLFSLAIPHLYSNLSADTILALALIAPIYVLIPIFRVNNMFCGNMIRAMGESYIIVRINLITQWLIAIPTCILLVYLRAPLPLVFGVILLDEILKFYPFRKTLMRKLASYAG
- a CDS encoding Gfo/Idh/MocA family protein, giving the protein MSKTLSVLVLGSGFAGEGHVDAFRRAGAEVVGMVSRTQEVVEAVAAKLGVPYAGTDWEQALRDCKPDIVSIATPGGAHYEAVMAALDVGCHVYCDKPMAESSERARLMYEKSVEKNCKTAYAACYRYMQEVLHAKRLIENGAIGEPQEVECISHFDLDPLIPFGWSHQESQGGGRLNNNFTHLLSIVTHVVGEKVLAISADVRNDMVKAPVVEGVHNFTERRNYIPKDLNSPDLEWRETDVEWSYTVMAKLESSYQAARPVSVLFKHGGLQPRFHEDHLAFYGSEGAIYIKGHYAKGPLYLKKRGGAWEEIPTPEDINALVPDIEDDTLRNWAHLAAEFVKDISGEQVEPYQTFKDGYHYQKIIDVIRESDNWTAIESV
- the manD gene encoding D-mannonate dehydratase ManD, encoding MIISDVKVITCCPGRNFVTLKIITEDGTYGIGDATVNGRELAVDSYLREHVAPCLIGRNAHDIEDIWQYLYRGVYWRRGPITMAAVAAVDMALWDIKGKVAGLPVYQLLGGKSRQAVTTYAHASGDTIDSTLDVMGDLVSQGFKAIRLQTSVPGLEGSYGLLGDKKDYFELQSSRSLPPEQPWSTTKYLNNVVGLFREARARFGDEIELLHDVHSRLTPIEAARLGKMLEPYNLLFLEDAAIAENQENYKVIRQHTTIPLAIGETYNTIWDCKDLIQNQWIDYIRTAATHAGGITGLRRITDFAAIYNVRTAPHGAPDLSPICFAAQAHVDIWAPNFGIQEFVGFGTSDSDKVFSYDHSVKDGMIHVGDAHGLGVDFNEAAAAEFPYKRSYLPVSRLEDGTLWHW
- a CDS encoding LacI family DNA-binding transcriptional regulator, which gives rise to MSKIRMVDVAQHAGVSKSTVSHYLNGRFARMSSETKQRIEDSIEALNYTPNHIARSLNNQNTMTIGVIVRDICGHFTSRMIRGIDDFCKRNKYDVLIYNTDFDPEIEKQSIKKLRQLRVDGIIIATSGSNNAIIQKEIDSGFPVVLMHLEYDDLNASIVLADNKKGAFEATEHLINLGHKRICAYTLDYAGSRRSRRERLEGFTKAMAKHGLPVEPELIQHWSRDNGLETPTDTILNSENPPTAFLSLYLAITETLLGDFRRLDVNIPQDISLVAFDEIPMVEHFKVPVTVVAQNPYAMGLEAARILLDGIMSDDQTVKKVVLPCELIKRESCAAL
- a CDS encoding alpha/beta hydrolase, with the protein product MSIISRRTIKGLVALFICIIVVLLIVANQINAAIFSPPRRALQEYHMHRINNPADYGLSIRSYDCLNGQVPCLLVEPDGLAGVGVRGKRLRQQLAENGVELPAYGRVQGIIVLLHGRNGRKEDLLPIAERFVAAGFRCVLPDLPSHGDSPLEVTSFGSSEFERQLPAKVLEDIRSHFSLPDEPAALWGMSMGGAFAVNAAGEPSANWDAMMVVSSFSSLETVLESHVPEKWHSLFPVLVSLLGVERKLQQLPTIREIQPAHVAQQLKLPALLVHGDRDRYVRMEEGKNLYASLASDNKKWLTVPGGGHRSVLSTSMPLYSEMNTWLARVLANQ
- a CDS encoding CsbD family protein; its protein translation is MNTDILEGKWEQLKGKTQQQWGELTNDDLDVIEGNTQELVGKIQERYGIKKDEAEEQVRDWLNSNQ
- a CDS encoding mechanosensitive ion channel family protein, yielding MEPISILLSQLRDMAREAISILPQLLISILVIVLTYFAASLVRKLVRRIFKNSRMRPSLANLIVILSSMGIWVIGIMVAAIIAFPNLTPTKMLAGLGIGSVAIGFAFKDVFENFLAGIIILLRREMRINDFIECVGLEGKVENILVRETHVRQSDGQLVIIPNSMLFKNPVIIRTDLDQRRTTIICGVAYSEDVERSRSVITAAVVSCESVISDSRPVQVFAQEFADSSINFEVTWWTGSKPLDVRYSRDEVIQSIKSALDDANIEIPFPYRTLTFNESLKVEKQGSE
- a CDS encoding ATP-binding protein → MTGLKRNLYRKIDKLLDIFPVVLLIGARQTGKTTLSQALRPEWQYFDLENSKDHDLISRDYDFFFSEYPRHLIIDEAQEDPGLFRHLRGVIDAKREEKGRFILTGSSSPDLLAHASESLAGRIAIVEIGTLKVNEILEQPLPDFYQLFSQPLGDESAAWLKTLTPATDDVIPYFLKGGYPEPILADSDFAYSAWMENYYQTYINRDIKQLFPRLDSIRYRRFVNMLASLSGTIINKAQLGRSVDVSEVTIRDYLEIADKTYVWRTIPSYENTPSKSLLKMPKGQLRDSGLTHYLAGIESREALLRSPQVGHNFESFVTEEIIKGIQATEVTRWDYYFYRTKNGAEVDLVLEGSFGVLPIEIKFGQQTSARQLAALQRFVKDNDLPLGVVINNSTEVRMLADRIVQIPAGCI
- a CDS encoding Fic family protein, producing the protein MLLGHFFFVYIHPYMDSNGRTGRF
- a CDS encoding helix-turn-helix domain-containing protein codes for the protein MLAVKQDTLTRSFLGFASEASNLLHIKTEQDYNDALETIEHLFDEAKDEIDDPLNDLIDLISRAIEKYELDQEAIVSFHKEADGIDQEVSVLRVLIDQHALSLSAFKDEIGSKSLVSMILSGKRNLTKEHISKLSVRFNLNPSVFFDLSKAV
- a CDS encoding type II toxin-antitoxin system HigB family toxin; amino-acid sequence: MHVISKKPFSDAAEKYPNDRESIMDTYNVLRKGDFETPLALKEVFSSLDNFKYKDRWWIIDIGGNNLRLMAAILFSSQRIYVKYIVTHAEYDKLTNRYKKGEL
- a CDS encoding ribbon-helix-helix domain-containing protein, which encodes MASTMSLNVRVTGSLCDFVAENISDTGNYDNVSEYIRDLIRQDKQRKEQHQFERLKAELQLAFSAPEEDYTPLTAEDIFKRNDALRSS
- a CDS encoding type II toxin-antitoxin system RelE/ParE family toxin, which translates into the protein MAQYKVLKAASHRIDEIYLYTWDNWGENQAKEYITGMFLCFEKIANREVLWRNIPAKYEVSGYYTAYQKHFIYWRELSDGSVGIATVLHQSMNLMDRLSEEL